TTTTAATTTCCGTCTTAGTAATAATAACTAGATCGTAGCCCTGTTTTAAATTTTTATTTTCCTGAGAAAAAATCGCCCGCAAGCGTCGCTTATAAAGATTACGGCGTACCGCCAACTTACTCACCTTAACCCCCACCAAAATGCCTACCCGATTAACCCCTAAATCATTACTAAGGTATTTCAAACCTAAAGAACCGCTATAAATAGAGCGGCCTTTTTTAAAAATGGAGCTAAACTCCCGGTTTTTTGTTAATCGATTTTTTGCGGGCAACATCCCTATTTTTGACTATCATTATTTAGTCAAACTTTCTCGTCCTTTATCGCGTCGGCGCTTCAAAACAGCCC
This window of the Candidatus Parcubacteria bacterium genome carries:
- the rnpA gene encoding ribonuclease P protein component (Derived by automated computational analysis using gene prediction method: Protein Homology. GO_function: GO:0004526 - ribonuclease P activity [Evidence IEA]; GO_process: GO:0006396 - RNA processing [Evidence IEA]) — its product is MLPAKNRLTKNREFSSIFKKGRSIYSGSLGLKYLSNDLGVNRVGILVGVKVSKLAVRRNLYKRRLRAIFSQENKNLKQGYDLVIITKTEIKNLPYQDLHKNLNDLLVKSGLK